A stretch of the Candidatus Methylopumilus planktonicus genome encodes the following:
- a CDS encoding pentapeptide repeat-containing protein produces the protein MLLKRYWILFLLLIANLAFAGESGNYCLLSLSEGNFLKTDCSVNANYQGKVYCFGSEMSKDIFLKTPDELIKKAEVFYEKNKEVGRKKISQEDVLKQIQSPDCDFSNKDLGYLDMNGLDLSHCNMLNTSVFGANLIGANLANSNMQRAYLNLARLEKANFSGANLTEATIFQAIFGDTNFKGANLTRARMIGTLGAVNMSGATIKYGQFGLDVGNQPMGQMKFDSVGGKFYKTNFEGADLNIASFLFGDLREANLKNTNMYRADLSQADLTGADLTNANLTDAIVDGAIFTNVKGLSTVKGFSTVKGKCFDCGMP, from the coding sequence ATGTTATTAAAAAGGTATTGGATATTATTTCTACTCCTTATTGCCAATTTAGCTTTCGCAGGCGAGTCTGGTAATTACTGCCTCTTAAGTTTGTCTGAAGGGAATTTCCTTAAAACTGATTGCTCAGTCAATGCAAATTATCAAGGTAAGGTTTATTGCTTTGGGAGTGAGATGAGTAAAGACATCTTTTTAAAAACACCAGATGAGCTTATTAAAAAAGCTGAAGTTTTTTACGAAAAAAATAAAGAAGTAGGCCGTAAAAAAATATCTCAAGAGGACGTCCTGAAACAAATCCAGAGTCCTGACTGTGACTTTTCGAATAAAGATTTAGGCTATCTAGATATGAATGGCTTAGATTTGAGCCACTGTAACATGCTTAATACGAGTGTCTTTGGAGCCAATCTAATAGGTGCTAATTTAGCAAACAGTAATATGCAGAGAGCCTATTTGAATTTAGCGCGTCTTGAAAAAGCAAACTTTTCAGGCGCTAACTTAACTGAAGCAACCATCTTTCAAGCGATTTTTGGTGATACTAATTTTAAGGGTGCTAATTTAACAAGGGCTCGTATGATTGGCACATTAGGCGCGGTCAATATGTCAGGCGCTACCATCAAATATGGTCAATTTGGTTTAGACGTCGGCAATCAGCCGATGGGACAAATGAAATTTGATTCAGTGGGCGGTAAATTTTATAAAACAAATTTTGAAGGCGCTGATTTAAATATTGCGAGTTTTTTATTTGGTGATTTAAGGGAAGCAAATTTAAAAAATACGAATATGTATCGTGCTGACCTGAGTCAAGCAGATTTAACAGGCGCTGATCTTACAAATGCAAATTTAACGGATGCTATTGTAGATGGTGCCATTTTTACCAATGTTAAAGGGTTGTCAACGGTAAA
- a CDS encoding PepSY domain-containing protein gives MRKYLAILALVIVGVLVGAVLFYGNDYKDKDKPVIVDFKKHNEVMSGCMKTALAKHPGAIIGIQMETEDGRPIFDIDIQGADGKYWEIECDAESGAVIEDSINKD, from the coding sequence TTGAGAAAATATTTAGCTATATTAGCCCTTGTAATTGTGGGGGTTCTGGTTGGTGCAGTTTTATTCTATGGCAACGATTATAAGGATAAGGATAAGCCAGTGATTGTGGACTTTAAAAAACATAATGAGGTAATGAGCGGTTGTATGAAAACAGCGTTAGCAAAACATCCTGGTGCGATTATAGGAATTCAAATGGAAACAGAGGATGGTCGACCTATATTTGATATTGATATTCAAGGTGCTGACGGTAAATATTGGGAAATTGAATGTGACGCAGAATCAGGTGCAGTCATTGAGGATAGTATAAATAAAGATTAA
- a CDS encoding thiosulfate oxidation carrier protein SoxY: MMKKVVFLISMFIISSFAAFNAQAETPNHLNGVIDKYFKGKSLTKTDDITFNVSKRALDGTQVPFNFTVKNKYKKISVVVEGNPHQLPGIGSLALTMYPKTAPFTFKTHIRMEQDSYVDVIAEDENGKFFYNQVAIRSAGGCSAGTIYDVEAVNKEIGAMKVLQTYNRASISIRHPQHNGFQANLSNHTGLFILQEWHLSYISVTDNEKEIWSAEFGGGSTSENPFFTFDSPKITGKLKVMAVDTQGRKFLHKPI, from the coding sequence ATGATGAAAAAAGTAGTTTTTTTAATTTCTATGTTCATTATCAGCAGTTTCGCAGCTTTTAATGCTCAGGCCGAAACGCCTAATCATTTAAATGGTGTTATAGATAAATACTTCAAAGGTAAATCTTTAACTAAAACAGATGACATCACATTTAACGTCTCTAAAAGGGCCCTAGATGGAACTCAAGTCCCTTTTAATTTTACAGTGAAGAATAAATATAAAAAAATTTCAGTAGTCGTTGAAGGTAATCCACATCAATTACCTGGCATCGGATCTCTTGCATTGACGATGTACCCTAAAACTGCGCCATTTACTTTTAAAACTCATATTCGCATGGAGCAAGACAGTTATGTGGATGTGATCGCAGAAGATGAAAATGGTAAATTCTTTTACAATCAAGTAGCAATTCGATCAGCAGGTGGCTGTTCTGCGGGGACTATTTATGACGTCGAAGCAGTTAATAAAGAAATTGGGGCCATGAAAGTGTTGCAAACATATAATAGAGCCTCTATATCTATTAGACACCCCCAGCATAACGGATTCCAAGCTAATTTGAGTAATCATACAGGCCTTTTTATATTGCAAGAGTGGCATTTGAGTTATATAAGTGTCACAGATAATGAGAAAGAAATTTGGAGTGCTGAATTTGGTGGAGGCAGTACTTCTGAAAATCCATTTTTTACTTTTGATTCACCAAAAATTACAGGCAAGTTAAAAGTCATGGCAGTTGATACGCAGGGTAGAAAATTTCTTCATAAACCCATTTAA
- a CDS encoding SDR family oxidoreductase: protein MSNNKYTVLITGANRGLGLEFVKQYALDNYEVIACTRKINKKDALHRLQASFENISIHTLDVENFLSIDQFAKTLTKPIDILINNAGLYPNSSFDDINYEAWLNAFKINTLAAFKMTKAFLPHLKKGELKKIASLTSKMGSIDDNSGGGAYLYRSSKTALNMVMKSLSIDLKPHDMSLITLHPGWVRTDMGGPNGLIDVDESVTGMKRQIGKLSIKTTGQFIAYDGKKIPW from the coding sequence ATGTCTAACAACAAATATACAGTTCTTATCACTGGGGCGAATAGGGGATTAGGCCTTGAGTTCGTCAAACAGTATGCTTTAGATAATTATGAAGTCATCGCTTGCACCAGAAAGATAAATAAAAAAGATGCTCTTCATCGACTTCAAGCCTCTTTTGAAAATATCTCTATTCACACTCTCGATGTTGAAAATTTTCTATCAATTGATCAATTTGCTAAAACGTTAACAAAACCTATTGATATTTTGATTAATAATGCAGGTCTTTATCCCAATAGCTCATTCGATGATATTAACTATGAAGCGTGGCTTAACGCTTTCAAAATCAATACACTTGCCGCTTTTAAAATGACAAAAGCTTTTCTACCCCACCTTAAAAAGGGCGAATTAAAAAAGATAGCATCACTCACAAGCAAGATGGGAAGTATTGATGACAATTCGGGTGGCGGTGCATATCTTTATCGATCCAGCAAAACTGCACTTAATATGGTGATGAAAAGTTTATCCATTGATTTAAAGCCTCACGACATGAGTCTTATTACGCTTCATCCAGGATGGGTGAGAACTGACATGGGAGGACCCAACGGACTTATTGATGTGGATGAGAGTGTGACTGGTATGAAACGTCAAATTGGTAAGCTTTCAATTAAGACTACGGGTCAATTTATTGCTTACGATGGCAAAAAAATTCCTTGGTGA